The following is a genomic window from Opitutus sp. GAS368.
GTCCCGTCAACGCCAACGGCACCAGGTCGCCGCCGTCGCGCCCGAGCACGGGCGTGAGCTCGAGGGCGCACCGGCCGGCCAGCAGGGCGGTGGCCGTGGCGGCGGCGTCGCCGAACGGCGTGAGACAGTCGCAAGCCGCGAGACCGACGGGCAGCTGATCGGCGGGGGACATGGGGCGGATTCAGGCGGCGGCCGCGTGCGCGCGGACATAGGTCGCGAGGGTGCCCACGGTGGCCAGCGCCCGGCGCGACTCCTCGCTGTTGCCGATCTTGACGCCGTATTCCTTCTCGATCGCGAGCACAAGCTCGAGGGCGTCGAGCGAGTCGAGGCCGAACTGCGCCGAGCCGATGAGCGGCTCGTCATCGGGGATGTCCCCGGGGCCGACGCCGTCGAGCCTGAGCGAGGCGATGATC
Proteins encoded in this region:
- a CDS encoding phosphopantetheine-binding protein → MTDSLTLHLKTLIIASLRLDGVGPGDIPDDEPLIGSAQFGLDSLDALELVLAIEKEYGVKIGNSEESRRALATVGTLATYVRAHAAAA